The genomic window TTGTCGCCATCTATTTCTATATCCTGTTTCCAAGAAAAGACGTCTAGCTCGTCTGCGCCAACTTTTAAATAACCGGTTAACTCACCCATATCTGCTTTTAGCTCGGTGGCGGCCATAAATGAGCCTGCTTCTACATCGAAGGGTGTGTATATTTTTATTAATGCATCAAGGTGTTTTGCTTGTATATCATCTATGTGTGCATCCACATCAAACATTGGTTTTTTACTGAATGGGTCGAAAGAGCCTTCTGCCGTTACTTTCGATTCGCCGTATACCATGCCATACCCAGTTAAGGTGCCTCTTGTGCTGGTTGTATTTTTACTCTTGTTGTTTTCCGTATCGTATTGAGAGGGACTGGTAATACCCACAACAACCCCGTTTATATCCGATACTTGAAATGCGCCCTTTTGATTTAGTGTGTTGGATTTACCTTCGAAGGTGAAATGACCGTCTATCACTTCTAACCTATCAATATCGAAAGGCACTAGCTGTTCGCTTATGCCAAGCCAAGTCGATTTATTGGCTGCAGCCTCGTACTTTTTTGTTTGTTCTTCTTTGGTGTCGGCGAATGTAAAGCTTGGTTGCTTGAACACAAGCTCGGTAACTACTTTACCTCTAATTAATTTTGTCCAGAAAATAGAAATATCTAATTCGCTTATAGTAACAAACGGGTGTTCGATGTTGTTTTTTACTGTGCGCAACTCGATACCTTCAATTTGGTAAGCGCCACGATACAAGTGAAGGTCGATATCTTGGATGCTTCCTGCAATGCCTGGCGCGTTATCTAGCGACTGATTGACTATGTTCTTGACAATTGTGGGCGCAAGCATGCGTAGCGCTACAAGTAGCGTGAATAGTATGCATGCGGCGATGAAAACTTTAGAGTGTAGTAAACGGCTATTTATTTTCATTTTACCAGCATTCATAACGATTCAAGTCTAGTAGTCCGCTAGAAATTGGGTTTCTGTTTTTTTCGGAATTACTTATCGCATGTACAGTTTGCCAAAAATTGTCGTCTAAACGTTTTAAAATAAATTCATCCATGCGTTCTCTAAATTCGGTATCGTTATCTGGCGTATTCAACGCGCCTATGAAGCGATTTATATCACTTTCATCGACCTTAAATATAAGGTTGGGGTAGCTACCCACAAGGCCTTTTCGAATTGATAAATAATCTTGTTCTGGTTGGTACCTAAGTTCCTCGCCGGTAAGAAATGCAACATTGCTATGCATTCTGTTGCGCACTAGTGAATAAACAATGCTTTGATTTTCATTGCTTGAAGTACTATTGTTGGAAATGGCATTGCTGGACGTGGCATTGTTGGACGTAATAAAAAGTAAGCTAAGATCGGGTAAATCTTTTATAAATGCGAGTTCTTTAGCGGGTTTGCTAGCTATAGAGGCTAGCTGGGTTGCTACCAAGTTTTGCGTATGCGCTTGCTCTTTTCCATCGTCTGTATTTGTTGTACTAGATTCTGCACGATTTATCGGGTCGTGCGCATTGGTGGAGCTTGGGAATTTGTCAAAGAAGTAGTTAAAAAAGGCGTCTTTAGGAGCGCTCTCATTTAGCTCTGGAGCACCCAGTGCTAAGGTGTCTAGTTTAGGGTAAGAGATACTTGTTTTTAACTGGGCTAGCCCTTGGTACCAATGGTTAAATATTGCTTCTCTGGAGTCTTTGGGCATATAGGCTAGAAAGTTAGTTTCACCGCCATGGCGAATTAAATCAAAATACAAACGTGTTTGTAACTGATGTGACACGTTGCCGAAAACATCAAAACCTGCAACAAGTTCATAGTAGGTACGTTCGAATAAGGGGTAGTCTAATACCCATGCGGTGCGTGGTTTACTGCCTTGCCAGCCCTGCAGTACCGTAGCATTGTTGTGGTGCCTAAATACGGTAAGAAAGGCATTGGGGTTTTCGCCTTTTTCTGTCCAAATTGTATTTAGTGGTCTGCCAGTATTGTAACTTTCGCGATAAGCTGTATTGCGGTCTTCTGCATATTTATTGCGGTTGTTTTGATAGATTGTCCATTCGTCACCGAACTCAGAAAGCTGGCTATTTTCTCCCGGTAGCCCAAGTAAGCTTTCAACGGATTGGCGATAATTTTTGTTGTTAACGAATAGCTCTGTTTCAGGGTTTTCAAACATTACCCAAAAGTGGTCTCGAATAACATCGGTTGCGATAGGGCCGTGGCACACCGGGCCTCGAATAAATGTACGAACAAAATATTCTGCATCCTGCAATAAAAACTTATAGCGAAGCTTGGCTGGTATCGCGCTGTAAGTTTTAAATGGATTAGATCTAAATTCGTACTCATAGCTAGGTAAGTTTTTTACTTGCCAGCTTTCGCTTGCGAACAAAGATTCAATTTCCGTTAATCTATTTTTATCAAACCGATAGGGTATGTGAGATTTATATACAATGGTTTCTTCCACAGGTTGCAAGCGATAGTAAAAATCCGATTGAGTAGGTTGATTTGGTAAAGCTGTGTTGATTGGAATGATAGCCGTTCCTGATGGCGTACTTGACCGTACTAAACGATAGAAATTGACGGGGTATTGTAATTCGCTATCGAGAATTCTCTCTGAAAGATTATCATCTGGCTGTAAGTGCAAGTGCGCGAGAAAAAGATGCTCGTAAATATAGCGTGCTAATAGCTTTCTTTCATTCGATGTTTCGTTTAACCAGTCTTCCCATTTTTGTATCACTTCTTTGTCTTGCTTATTGATTGTCCAAGGCGCGTCAGGGATGGTCGCGCCTTGTTCAAACCAGGTCATAACTAAATCGTATTCCGACTGAGATAGCCCTTGGGTGGCCAGTGGCATACCGTTATGAGGGTGGCTGTGGGTGAACCTATTAAACTCTTCGATTGTAGCGCTGCATTGGTTTTCTCTGGTTGTTCCCAGTTCAATATTGTTTTTTTTAATGGCTTCGTTAAGAGTGTTTGCGTTCTCACTATTTTGTGTAGCGAAGCCCCAAGCAATAAACGATTTTAGTAGTGGGCTTTGGTTGTTTGTTTCTAGTACCGAGTGAAAACCGAGGTTGCGCCACTCGGCTTCGGTATTACCATCCAAATTAAGGCGGGTGGGTTGTTGTGGTTCGGTGCGGCCGCCGTTATATACCTGCTTGGCAGTAGCGCCGCGCAGTAACCCTTTCGCATTTACAAGTTTTAGTTGGCATGGCGCATCAAAGCAGCTATGGCACGCCACGCACTTTTTATCCAATATTGGTTGAATGTCGCTGTAATAATTAACTTCTTCGTGCACAGTGTTGTGAGGTAGTACAGTAAACGCGGGTTCTTCCCTTTGTTCTTGAATATAGTAATAGCTTAGCCCTGCTACCATTGCAGTTAAGGCAAGTGCGATAAATAAGACGCTAGTTTTATTTCTAAGCATTTTGGGCTTCCATATAATAATATTTTGTAATTCTTTACTCGGCTTTGCATTTTTTACAAGCCAGCTTTATTGAGCTAGCTCGAGTAACTCTGCGCCATTTACTATTATTAATTTGATTCGGTAATGTTTAACCCGAGATAAATAGCGCTTTTAAACAGATATTATGAAGATGAAGCAGGAACCGTACCAAATAGTAATTGGTTGTTCGCTTGCCTATGGGGGGGCTGGTAATTGCAGTATAAATTTCTGACTACAGAGAGTATTAACGTTGGGTTGAGTCTAGTTGCTCGCTAAAGTTTGGTTATGCGGGGTAGTTATTTTATATAGAGTTGCGAAAAGAATAAGCATAGTAGCTATAGGATGGTTTTAATAAACCTAAAGCTTTCTATATTCCAATATCAACTCAATAATCTCATGGTCGCTTTTGGCGGCCGAGAGGGATTCGTCTAGGCTGCGGCGTTGGGGCAGGTAGACGTTGAATTTGCGTTTTAGCATGCTAACCACTTCTTCATCTACGCTTGGGTCTACTTCCATCTTTGCGTAAACATTTATGCGCTGGCGCAGGAAATCCTTGTTATCCATAGTGTGCTCTTTATTTGTACGAAGGGTAATGCGGGTAGGGGGAACTGCAAGATACACTAATTACTATAGTTTAAATAGCGGAGTTTAGTCGCTAGCGTTAGGTGTATTAGCTATATACCCGTTAATTGTTGTAAAAGGAGTGTTATTTACCTTGTTGCCACGGGGACTCGGCGGTAAAGGTTTTGACGTAGAGCGCTTCAACCTTATCACGTGCCCATTGCGTTTTGCGCAGGAACTTCAAGCTGCTTTTTACCGAGGGGTCTGATTTAAAGCAGTTTATATTGATTCTATCGGCCAAGCCCTGCCAGCCGTAATGCTCTTGCAGTTGGGTAACAACTTTTTCGAGGGTAATACCGTGTAAGGGGTTATTGGGTTGCTGTTCGGCCATGGGGTACCTACTGTTTGTAGTTAGTTGCTATAGCTTACGGTAAAACAGCCTTTGGCTAAAGGTCCGCTGCGGTTTTCAAAGCGGTGGGGGGTGCTGGCGGCAAAATGAATGGCTTGCCCGGCATTAAGTGAAATGGTTTCGTTGTGAAGGTGTAGTGTAATTTGGCCTGTGTCGAGCCACACTGTTTTTTGCGTGCCCAGCTTATTGGCTGCAAAGCCGGTTTTACCGTATTTACTAAAATAGAAATGGTAGAAGTCTACATTGCAGCTGTTACTTTGTGCGAGTAGTTGGTGACAAACGAAGGGGCTATTTTGTTTACTGACAATGTTCGTTTTGCTGCCTTTAACTATTACGTAGTGAGTAGTGTGTTTACTGGGTTCGACTAAATCTCCCAAGCTTATGCTCATGGCTCCTGCTAGTTTGGCAAGGGTGGTAACGGTGGGACTTTTCTGATTGCTTTCTATTTGTGCAATCATGGATCTACTTACACCAGACCTATCTGCCAGCGCTTGTAAGCTTTCTCCATTTGTTTGGCGATAATTACGTATAAATGTACCTATATGGTCGAAAGTCATGATGGACGCAGGTCTACTATAGTGGATTTATGGCTTTATAGTGTATCGGGATGGTGTTTTTATCGCTAGGCTTTCTCTGTTTTTTAAATTACAAATATGGAGAAAGTGAGTATGCAAATAGAAAAGGTAGTGGCTATCACAGGAGCAAGTTCTGGCATTGGCCTTGCTATGGCGCAGCTTTTTTTGAAGCGGGGGTTTAATGTGGCGGTGTTGGTGCGCAACCCCAAAAGCTTTAGTTGCGAGCCGCAAGCGTTAGGGAGGTTATTGGTTAATAAAGGGGATGTTAGGAGTACTGAAGACCTTGGCCATTTTTATAAGGCTATCCATGAGCGCTGGCAGCGGTTGGATGGTGTTATCGCAAATGCGGGTGTCGCTATTCCACAGGAGGTTGGTGATGTATGTGAATCGAGCTTTGACGCCACTATGGATACGAATGTAAAAGGCGTTTTTTTTACTGTAAAGCTGGCGTTGCCTTATTTAGAAGCTGGTGCTGCAATAGTGTTGGTTTCGTCTATTCAGGCACAGCGGGGCGCGGGAGCTTGGACGGTATACGGCGCTAGCAAGGCTGCGGTGCGTTCTTTGGGGCGATCTTTTGCAGAGGCGTTGGGCGGAAAGGGGGTGCGGGTAAATGTGCTTTCTCCTGGCGTTACAGATACCCCTATTTTGAATAAATTTGGGTTTGATGCAGAGACCTTAGCTTCAGTCTTGGATGGTGTGAAAGCAGCTACGCCTTTACAGCGTTTGGGGACACCGATAGATATTGCGGAAGCTGCATATTTTTTGCTGTGTGAGCAGTCTGCGTTTATAACAGGGGCAGATTTACAGGTGGACGGTGGGCTTGCGCAAATTTAAGCGCTGCTGGTGAATACAACAGCTGTGGTAGACTGCGCGGCTATTCCTTTAATACTTAAATAGCAGTGGGTTAGTGACCATGACAGCAACACAAACTGCACAGGCGCCAATTGATGCGGTGATTACATGGGTGGATGGCTCCGACCCTAAGCATGCGGCTAAACTAGAAGGCTATTTAGCCAGCATAGGTGGTTCGCGCCCGCGCGCTGCTTCGCCTTCGCGGTTCCATCACTCTGGCGAGCTGGATTATTGCGTTACGTCGCTGCTTCGCTTTGCGCCTTGGTTGCGTACTATTTACATTGTTACCGATGAACAAACCCCCGATTTAATACACAAGCTAAAGGGCACGGTGTATGAAGATAGGGTGAAGGTTGTAGATCACAAGGTGATTTTTACAGGGTTTGAGCAGCATTTACCCTGTTTTAATAGTAGGCCTATATTAAGCGTATTGTGGCGCATACCTGGGTTGGCAGAAAACTTTATATTCTTAAATGATGACTTCGCACTGCTGAGACCGGTACGAGAGAGGGACTTTTTCCGCGATAATAAAGTGGTATTGCGTGGTAAATGGCGCAAGTTTTCCGATAAGGTTATTCATAAAAAAGTGGCGCACTTTTTAGAGGGATTGTTCTCTAAGAAAAAGCGCGAGCTTCGGAAAACCAAGGTGGGCTATTTGGCCGCACAAGAAGTAAGTGCGAAATTGCTGGGTTTTAAAAATTGGTATTTCCAAATACCGCATAACCCTCACGCGTGGCGAGTATCTACTCAGCGCACTTATTTTGAAGCTAACCCTGAAGTGCTGGAGTTTAATGTAAGCTTCCCTTTGCGCAATAGCGAACAATTTATTGGCGAGTCCTTAGCTGCGCATTTAGAGCTAAAAAATAAAGGCGCTAAAATTAAAAATGATTTAAACGTACTCCAACTAAAACCCGCCGACCAAGCGCTGCTGCGCATTAAAAACAAACTAAACCGCGCCGACAAATCCAAAAAAACCGCATTTGTATGCGTACAAAACATAGAAAACGCGGACGAAGAAAAGCAAAAGCTTATATTCGAGTGGCTGGATAAGCGAATAGGGACTGTGGATGAATTGCTAAACGCGAATCGCTAATTATTAATAGCTAGTAACTAGTAATTAACGATTAGTGTTTAGCTACTGTTAATCTAATCCCACCAAAAAAACCATACTTTTTGATCTAATAATGCGGCGGCGAGGTTGGCGATGGTTTCTTCGCCTTGCTCTATTAGGTCTGGGCAGTACAAATAATGTTGCCAAGCTAGGGCGATGGCTTCTTCGCGGGTGCAGGGGGGCTTGTTGACGTAGGCTTCTATTACGTCGCCGCTTACACCTACTATGCGGGCATCGTATTTGTGTTGCCAAAATTGCCACAGGGCGCAGTGTTCTGCTGGGCTGGGGCAGTTATTCCAACCGCCAAACCCTAAGTAGGCTGGCACTTGCCAAGAGTGTTCACATTGCACTATTACCGCAGCGAGTGTATCTAGTGGTTGTTGGGTAACTATATCGTTGGCAAGCGCAAAACTGTGCTGTACACCATTGGCGCCAGGCCAGCGGCCTTCCAATTTTTTCTGTTCGCTCTCTTCCAATGGCAATGCTGATTTTTGGGTGTTAAACCAGTCAATGGCGTTTAATGTATTTGCCTCGGCAAGTATAGATTGAGCGTCGGTATTTATACCTATGCCATCTTGCAGTAAGTCGCGGTCGTCCGGGGAGCCGCAAATAATAACTTTATTTTTTTTGGCGGAAGTCTCAATAGCTTGTTTAAAACCTACCGAGCCGTCTAGCTCAATAAAATGCATAGCGTTGCCTTGTTGTAGTGCGAGTATAGGTTAAAGGTATTTACCTATATCATCGGGAAGTGCGTCGTAGTGGGTAAGGTTTTGAGTTGGGTCGCACCACTGTACTCTGCCGGCGTAAAAAGCGTTAGCGCTGGGTTGGATGTTTGGTGCATCTACCACCGCAGCGAGTGCAACACTCATATAGTCGCTGTGGGCTTTGGCGTAGTTCATTAAACGCGAGCCGCACACCGAGCAAAATACGCGTAAACCCATTGGTGACGATGGGTATTCGGTCAATTTTTCTTGGCCTTGAATAAAGCGCAAACTAGCCTTTGAGGCAAATAGCTGTGTAGCGTATGCCGCGCCGTGCGATTGCCTGCACATGGAGCAGTGGCAATTAATCGCTGTATTGTTTTTGGGTTCGAATTCAAATTCGATGGCTTTGCACAGGCAGCGGGCTAGCATAGCGGTATCCTTAGAGCACTGGCTTTAGTTGGCCTTGTTGTTTTCTATTTCTTTGAGTTTGTCTTGTATTTCCTGCAGGCGAGCTTGAGTTTTGTCTTGTTCGCGTTTGTGGCTTTTTATTATCCAAAAGATACCTGCTGCCAGTACAAGTAGGGCGGCCGCCACTACTAATAGTTGGGCGCTGCTAATTGATTGCATAAAAGCTCCTGCGCGCGTGTTGTTGGCTCGTTAGAGTTTCTATAAGGCTAGATGATTAAGTGGCGTCTATCTTAAACGATTCGAGCAATATTAAAAGATTGCGAGCCTATCATTTGTGTAAAGTGAAGGGGTAAATAGCAAACTGTGGCGCGGTTAGCGCCCCGTCGGCCCGCAGGTGATAGCGGGCGACGGGGTAGACATGGTTGTGCGTTGGCTGCACGTTGCTAGGGTAAGTGCTTATTGCGCAACTAAACTCTGCGGTCCTGTAGTGCTGTTCGCACTCCAGTCTAGGCGTATATCCCACTGGTGGCGGTGCTGTGGCAGTAGCGGTGGCTCGCTTTCGTCTACCTCGGTGTACACATTGGTCGCGGGTAGCAGTACTGTGTCGCGGCCAAATAGATAGCTCTGTTCTTTCACTATGGTGTAATAGGCCTTATTTAGGGCCAGAGCGCGCTCTTTAGAGGGGGTAATTAAATCGTATATCGATTCCAAGCTCTCTACTTTGGCTTTGTTTACGCCGTTGCTGGTAAACCAACGCGCTAACATCTCGCTATTTTGGCGAAACTCATCACCGCCGCCTACGCGTTCTAGGTAAGTTAAGTATTCGCCTTGCTCTTCTGGCTGTAAATCGCTTGCGCGAATATTGGGTACATCTTTAATGGTTTTTAAATTGATGTAACCCCAGCCCTCTGCACCGGCTACCTTGCGCGGAAATGCAAAGGTTTGATCAATGGTGGTGCCAATGGTTTTGTGGCAACCCATACAAAACGCTTGTTCTTCGCTATGCTGTTTTCTAAGGTTGCCTTGTTCGTCTTCTATAAAGCCGAGCACTTGCCAGCCAAAGCCATTGCTCATGCCCTTGTCTTGTTTATCTACCGAGTAGGGTAAATTGCCAAAA from Saccharophagus degradans 2-40 includes these protein-coding regions:
- a CDS encoding Stealth CR1 domain-containing protein; protein product: MTATQTAQAPIDAVITWVDGSDPKHAAKLEGYLASIGGSRPRAASPSRFHHSGELDYCVTSLLRFAPWLRTIYIVTDEQTPDLIHKLKGTVYEDRVKVVDHKVIFTGFEQHLPCFNSRPILSVLWRIPGLAENFIFLNDDFALLRPVRERDFFRDNKVVLRGKWRKFSDKVIHKKVAHFLEGLFSKKKRELRKTKVGYLAAQEVSAKLLGFKNWYFQIPHNPHAWRVSTQRTYFEANPEVLEFNVSFPLRNSEQFIGESLAAHLELKNKGAKIKNDLNVLQLKPADQALLRIKNKLNRADKSKKTAFVCVQNIENADEEKQKLIFEWLDKRIGTVDELLNANR
- a CDS encoding DUF4253 domain-containing protein, giving the protein MHFIELDGSVGFKQAIETSAKKNKVIICGSPDDRDLLQDGIGINTDAQSILAEANTLNAIDWFNTQKSALPLEESEQKKLEGRWPGANGVQHSFALANDIVTQQPLDTLAAVIVQCEHSWQVPAYLGFGGWNNCPSPAEHCALWQFWQHKYDARIVGVSGDVIEAYVNKPPCTREEAIALAWQHYLYCPDLIEQGEETIANLAAALLDQKVWFFWWD
- a CDS encoding SDR family NAD(P)-dependent oxidoreductase, with product MQIEKVVAITGASSGIGLAMAQLFLKRGFNVAVLVRNPKSFSCEPQALGRLLVNKGDVRSTEDLGHFYKAIHERWQRLDGVIANAGVAIPQEVGDVCESSFDATMDTNVKGVFFTVKLALPYLEAGAAIVLVSSIQAQRGAGAWTVYGASKAAVRSLGRSFAEALGGKGVRVNVLSPGVTDTPILNKFGFDAETLASVLDGVKAATPLQRLGTPIDIAEAAYFLLCEQSAFITGADLQVDGGLAQI
- a CDS encoding fatty acid cis/trans isomerase, encoding MLRNKTSVLFIALALTAMVAGLSYYYIQEQREEPAFTVLPHNTVHEEVNYYSDIQPILDKKCVACHSCFDAPCQLKLVNAKGLLRGATAKQVYNGGRTEPQQPTRLNLDGNTEAEWRNLGFHSVLETNNQSPLLKSFIAWGFATQNSENANTLNEAIKKNNIELGTTRENQCSATIEEFNRFTHSHPHNGMPLATQGLSQSEYDLVMTWFEQGATIPDAPWTINKQDKEVIQKWEDWLNETSNERKLLARYIYEHLFLAHLHLQPDDNLSERILDSELQYPVNFYRLVRSSTPSGTAIIPINTALPNQPTQSDFYYRLQPVEETIVYKSHIPYRFDKNRLTEIESLFASESWQVKNLPSYEYEFRSNPFKTYSAIPAKLRYKFLLQDAEYFVRTFIRGPVCHGPIATDVIRDHFWVMFENPETELFVNNKNYRQSVESLLGLPGENSQLSEFGDEWTIYQNNRNKYAEDRNTAYRESYNTGRPLNTIWTEKGENPNAFLTVFRHHNNATVLQGWQGSKPRTAWVLDYPLFERTYYELVAGFDVFGNVSHQLQTRLYFDLIRHGGETNFLAYMPKDSREAIFNHWYQGLAQLKTSISYPKLDTLALGAPELNESAPKDAFFNYFFDKFPSSTNAHDPINRAESSTTNTDDGKEQAHTQNLVATQLASIASKPAKELAFIKDLPDLSLLFITSNNATSSNAISNNSTSSNENQSIVYSLVRNRMHSNVAFLTGEELRYQPEQDYLSIRKGLVGSYPNLIFKVDESDINRFIGALNTPDNDTEFRERMDEFILKRLDDNFWQTVHAISNSEKNRNPISSGLLDLNRYECW
- a CDS encoding DUF748 domain-containing protein; the protein is MLAPTIVKNIVNQSLDNAPGIAGSIQDIDLHLYRGAYQIEGIELRTVKNNIEHPFVTISELDISIFWTKLIRGKVVTELVFKQPSFTFADTKEEQTKKYEAAANKSTWLGISEQLVPFDIDRLEVIDGHFTFEGKSNTLNQKGAFQVSDINGVVVGITSPSQYDTENNKSKNTTSTRGTLTGYGMVYGESKVTAEGSFDPFSKKPMFDVDAHIDDIQAKHLDALIKIYTPFDVEAGSFMAATELKADMGELTGYLKVGADELDVFSWKQDIEIDGDNPFEALADALIGGIANILSNRETDLVATQIPIEGSLNNPETSVIESFLSLLNNAFIDAIDIEVDEILSFGADQKTDNNK
- a CDS encoding helix-turn-helix domain-containing protein gives rise to the protein MTFDHIGTFIRNYRQTNGESLQALADRSGVSRSMIAQIESNQKSPTVTTLAKLAGAMSISLGDLVEPSKHTTHYVIVKGSKTNIVSKQNSPFVCHQLLAQSNSCNVDFYHFYFSKYGKTGFAANKLGTQKTVWLDTGQITLHLHNETISLNAGQAIHFAASTPHRFENRSGPLAKGCFTVSYSN
- a CDS encoding VF530 family DNA-binding protein, translating into MAEQQPNNPLHGITLEKVVTQLQEHYGWQGLADRININCFKSDPSVKSSLKFLRKTQWARDKVEALYVKTFTAESPWQQGK
- a CDS encoding GFA family protein, coding for MLARCLCKAIEFEFEPKNNTAINCHCSMCRQSHGAAYATQLFASKASLRFIQGQEKLTEYPSSPMGLRVFCSVCGSRLMNYAKAHSDYMSVALAAVVDAPNIQPSANAFYAGRVQWCDPTQNLTHYDALPDDIGKYL